A window of uncultured Litoreibacter sp. contains these coding sequences:
- the ubiB gene encoding 2-polyprenylphenol 6-hydroxylase, producing MRGPHNIWRLIRTGATLERTGAMKIVLDAYKAPTALRVAARVLGWPFKWLGHKGDPSMPAATRALTALGPAYIKFGQVLSTRPDVVGDELALQLRVLQDKLPPFSRDVAMEMVAASLGAPVDEMFSEFSEPVAAASIAQVHHARLTTTGEEVAIKVLRPRVEKAFRKDIDAFYFAASLIEFLSPASRRLRPTEVIAHFDGVVRGELDLRLEAAAAGEYAANTKNDQGFVVPGANFGLSARQVMVMDWAEGIPFGDVSAVEAAGHDRRALGERVLQLFLRHALNDGYFHADMHQGNLKVSAAGDIIAYDFGIMGRIDEYTRRAYAEILMGFMRKDYRRVAEVHFEAGYVPADQDVDEFAQALRAVGEPIFGMDASQISMARLLNYLFEVTERFGMETRTDLILLQRTMVVVEGVARSMHPQINIWEVAQPVVEAYIRKNVGPAAALQDLLKTATVVSRFGPKLPGLVEELLSRQSSTDQNQSPPKGAPKILYVLLAAVLASNVALIWLLAS from the coding sequence ATGAGAGGGCCACACAACATTTGGCGCCTGATCCGAACCGGCGCAACTTTGGAACGGACCGGCGCAATGAAAATTGTGCTCGACGCGTATAAAGCGCCGACCGCATTGCGGGTCGCCGCCCGCGTTCTTGGGTGGCCTTTCAAATGGCTGGGCCACAAGGGGGACCCTTCAATGCCAGCCGCGACCCGCGCACTGACGGCGCTTGGTCCGGCCTACATCAAGTTTGGTCAGGTTCTTTCGACCCGGCCTGACGTTGTCGGCGATGAGCTCGCGCTACAACTGAGGGTTCTGCAAGACAAGCTGCCGCCCTTTTCAAGAGATGTCGCCATGGAGATGGTTGCGGCTTCTCTAGGAGCCCCGGTTGACGAGATGTTTTCGGAGTTTTCTGAACCCGTCGCTGCCGCATCAATCGCACAAGTTCACCATGCGCGTCTGACCACAACGGGGGAAGAGGTCGCCATCAAAGTTCTGAGGCCCCGTGTCGAAAAGGCGTTCCGCAAAGATATTGATGCCTTCTACTTTGCTGCCTCGCTCATCGAATTTCTGTCTCCGGCGTCACGGCGGCTAAGGCCAACCGAAGTAATCGCGCATTTTGACGGTGTGGTTCGCGGGGAATTGGATCTGCGGCTAGAGGCGGCGGCTGCCGGCGAATACGCGGCAAACACCAAAAACGACCAAGGGTTCGTCGTACCTGGCGCAAATTTTGGCCTATCGGCTCGCCAGGTAATGGTGATGGATTGGGCCGAAGGCATTCCATTTGGCGACGTTTCCGCGGTTGAGGCCGCAGGCCATGACCGCCGCGCCCTTGGCGAGCGTGTCTTGCAGCTGTTCCTGCGTCACGCGTTGAATGACGGCTATTTCCACGCCGACATGCATCAGGGCAACCTCAAGGTCAGCGCCGCAGGAGACATCATCGCGTACGACTTCGGTATCATGGGGCGGATCGATGAATATACACGCCGCGCCTATGCCGAAATCCTGATGGGCTTCATGCGCAAAGACTATCGGCGCGTGGCTGAGGTGCATTTCGAGGCCGGATACGTTCCCGCCGATCAGGATGTGGATGAATTCGCGCAGGCATTGCGGGCCGTTGGAGAACCAATTTTCGGCATGGACGCCAGTCAAATTTCAATGGCGCGGCTGCTTAACTACCTCTTCGAAGTCACCGAACGATTTGGGATGGAGACCAGAACAGACCTGATCTTGCTACAACGTACCATGGTTGTTGTTGAAGGGGTCGCAAGATCCATGCATCCCCAGATCAACATTTGGGAAGTCGCGCAACCGGTTGTCGAGGCATACATTCGCAAAAACGTTGGGCCAGCAGCTGCGCTTCAAGATCTGCTGAAGACCGCCACTGTCGTTTCTCGGTTTGGCCCAAAACTGCCGGGGCTCGTCGAAGAGCTGCTATCCAGGCAGTCCAGCACGGACCAAAACCAAAGTCCTCCAAAGGGGGCCCCGAAGATTTTGTATGTTCTGTTGGCAGCAGTGTTGGCGTCAAACGTCGCATTGATCTGGCTGCTGGCGTCTTAG
- the ubiE gene encoding bifunctional demethylmenaquinone methyltransferase/2-methoxy-6-polyprenyl-1,4-benzoquinol methylase UbiE, whose translation MTNDSAKTTHFGYRDVPEADKAGMVHGVFSNVASKYDVMNDVMSVGIHRVWKDAMMDWLAPRAGQRLLDVAGGTGDIAFRFLNRAGAADAVVLDMTENMLIEGRKRAEAEAMSAQLDWVVGDAMALPFEDNSFDVYTISFGIRNVTRIADALAEAYRVLRPGGRLMVLEFSQLPNPAMQKAYDLYSFNVIPKMGQLIANDSDSYQYLVESIRKFPDQDRFASMIRDAGFENVSYRNMTFGVAALHSGWKI comes from the coding sequence ATGACGAACGATTCTGCAAAAACAACCCATTTCGGGTATCGCGACGTGCCCGAGGCCGACAAGGCCGGCATGGTCCATGGCGTCTTCAGCAATGTCGCCTCCAAATATGACGTCATGAATGACGTCATGTCGGTGGGCATCCACCGTGTTTGGAAAGACGCGATGATGGATTGGCTCGCGCCACGTGCGGGTCAGCGCCTTCTTGATGTTGCTGGAGGCACCGGCGACATTGCATTCCGCTTTCTCAACCGTGCTGGCGCGGCCGATGCTGTCGTACTCGATATGACCGAAAACATGCTAATCGAAGGACGAAAACGCGCCGAAGCAGAAGCGATGAGTGCCCAACTGGATTGGGTCGTGGGTGATGCAATGGCGTTGCCCTTCGAAGACAACAGCTTTGACGTCTACACAATTAGCTTCGGCATACGAAATGTGACCCGGATCGCGGACGCACTGGCGGAGGCCTATCGCGTGTTGCGGCCGGGCGGTCGACTGATGGTGCTTGAATTTTCGCAGCTGCCAAATCCCGCGATGCAAAAGGCATACGACCTATATTCGTTCAACGTGATCCCCAAAATGGGGCAATTGATCGCCAATGACAGCGACAGTTACCAATATTTGGTCGAATCCATCCGCAAATTTCCCGATCAAGACCGTTTCGCCAGCATGATCCGCGATGCCGGATTTGAAAACGTCAGCTACCGCAACATGACATTCGGGGTAGCGGCCCTGCATTCCGGCTGGAAAATCTAG
- the mutM gene encoding bifunctional DNA-formamidopyrimidine glycosylase/DNA-(apurinic or apyrimidinic site) lyase codes for MPELPEVETVRRGLQPVMEGKRIGRAEVRRPDLRWPFPENMAERLTGQRILSLRRRSKYILADLSSNETLLVHLGMSGRMLIDDAPTANFNANSALPGKHDHVVFHMQDGATITFNDARRFGAMDLIPTDRLDAHWLLEKLGPEPLGNAFDEPYLKKKLSGRNSPIKTALLDQRVVSGLGNIYVCEVLHRTGISPKREAAKISGPRVASMVPAIRAVLSEAIDAGGSSLRDHRQTNGELGYFQHRFAVYDREGEDCCKEGCDGRICRIVQSGRSSFYCPTCQR; via the coding sequence TTGCCTGAACTGCCAGAGGTCGAAACAGTAAGGCGCGGATTGCAGCCCGTAATGGAGGGCAAACGCATCGGCCGGGCCGAGGTGCGACGACCGGATCTGAGATGGCCATTCCCCGAAAACATGGCTGAACGCTTGACGGGACAGCGGATTTTGTCGCTGCGTCGGCGCTCCAAATACATATTGGCGGACCTCAGTTCCAACGAGACGCTCCTCGTTCACCTGGGCATGTCCGGCCGAATGTTGATTGATGACGCGCCGACCGCGAATTTCAATGCGAATTCCGCACTTCCTGGTAAGCACGATCATGTTGTTTTCCACATGCAAGACGGCGCAACGATCACTTTCAACGATGCCCGCCGCTTTGGTGCGATGGATCTGATCCCAACAGACAGGTTGGATGCCCATTGGTTGTTGGAAAAACTTGGGCCGGAACCCTTGGGTAACGCGTTTGATGAGCCCTACTTGAAGAAAAAATTGTCGGGGAGAAACTCACCGATCAAGACGGCGCTTTTGGATCAGCGGGTCGTGTCGGGATTGGGGAACATATACGTGTGTGAGGTTTTGCACCGCACAGGCATTTCGCCAAAACGCGAGGCGGCAAAGATCAGCGGACCCCGCGTCGCGTCGATGGTTCCCGCAATCCGGGCTGTTTTGTCCGAAGCGATCGACGCAGGCGGGTCGTCCCTGCGTGATCATCGGCAAACAAATGGCGAGCTGGGGTATTTCCAGCACAGATTCGCCGTCTATGACAGGGAAGGCGAAGATTGCTGCAAGGAGGGATGCGATGGTCGTATCTGTCGCATTGTGCAATCCGGACGATCGTCCTTTTATTGCCCGACCTGCCAAAGATGA
- a CDS encoding enoyl-CoA hydratase produces the protein MAYKTINVEVEDHIAVITLNRPEALNALNSQLLSELSNVIKEVDANEKVRCIVLTGSEKAFAAGADITEMKDMSFTDVFSGNLFVAEAGAVTSARKPIIAAVSGYALGGGCELAMMCDFIIASDTAKFGQPEINLGVMAGMGGSQRLTKFIGKSKSMDMHLTGRFMDAEEAERSGLVSRVVPVKNLMAETLAAAAKIAEKSAIATMAVKEAVDRSYETTLEEGLIFERRLFHSLFATEDQSEGMAAFLEKREPQFRDK, from the coding sequence ATGGCTTACAAGACAATAAATGTTGAAGTTGAAGACCACATAGCGGTCATCACGCTGAACCGACCGGAAGCGCTGAACGCGTTGAACAGCCAACTTCTGAGTGAGCTGAGCAACGTTATCAAAGAGGTCGACGCAAACGAGAAAGTACGCTGCATTGTCTTGACCGGGTCCGAAAAGGCATTCGCGGCCGGCGCAGACATTACAGAAATGAAGGACATGTCCTTCACTGATGTCTTCAGCGGCAACCTGTTTGTGGCTGAGGCAGGGGCGGTGACATCTGCCCGAAAGCCAATCATCGCCGCCGTTTCCGGCTACGCGTTAGGCGGCGGCTGCGAGTTGGCAATGATGTGTGATTTCATCATCGCGTCTGACACGGCCAAATTCGGACAGCCAGAGATTAACCTCGGGGTTATGGCAGGCATGGGCGGGTCCCAACGTCTGACAAAATTCATCGGCAAATCGAAATCGATGGATATGCACCTCACCGGTCGTTTCATGGACGCGGAGGAAGCGGAGCGCTCAGGTCTTGTGAGCCGGGTCGTGCCGGTCAAGAATCTGATGGCTGAAACTTTGGCCGCCGCGGCCAAGATCGCCGAGAAATCCGCAATCGCGACAATGGCGGTGAAGGAAGCGGTCGACCGAAGCTACGAAACGACGCTGGAGGAAGGACTTATCTTCGAGCGCCGTTTGTTTCACAGCCTGTTTGCCACCGAAGACCAGTCCGAAGGGATGGCCGCATTCCTTGAGAAACGCGAACCACAGTTCCGCGACAAGTAG